The genomic window CGCCATCGATGATGACAAGATCGGGCCATCGCGGCACCGTGTCTTCGGACTCTTGCGGCGAATGAGGTTCGCTGTCCTGAGGCGCTTCATTCAGCAGCCGCTTGAAGCGGCGCTCCAGCACCTCGCGCATCATTGCGTAATCGTCCCCCGGCGTCAGCCCTTGCGACTTGATGTTGAATTTCCGGTACTGATTTTTCAGCAGACCATCGGGTCCGGCAACAATCATCGCGCCAACAGCGTTGGTGCCTTGAATGTGGCTATTGTCGTAGACCTCGATACGACGAGGCACGCGCGGCAGAGCGAGCGTCGCGGCGAGACCCTGCAACAGTCGCGCTTGCGTCGCGGTGTCGGCCAGCTTGCGTCCCAGCGCCTCGCGCGCATTGGTCAATGCATGCGCGACAAGTTCTTTCTTCTCGCCACGTTGCGGTGTCGCGACCTCGACCTTGAAACCTGCCTTCACACTCAATGCTTCGGCGAGCAGTTCCTGATCATCGACACGATGCGAAAGCAGGATCTGCTTCGGCGGCGGTTTGTCATCGTAGAACTGCGACAGGAACGACCCGAGCACTTCTTCCGGCGCGAGCGATTTGTCGGCGCGCGGGAAATAAGCGCGGTTGCCCCAGTTCTGCCCTGTCCGGAAGAAGAAAACTTCGACACACGTGTATCCACCTTCCTGATGGAGGGCGAACACATCCGCCTCCTCCACAGTGCGCGGATTGATGCCCTGCTGGGACTGAATGGCCGATAGCGCTGCAAGGCGATCACGATAGAGTGCCGCGCGCTCGAATTCGAGGTCGTTCGACGCCTTTTCCATCTCGGCCGCAAGCAGTTCCTTCACGGCGCGGCTGCGTCCGGACAAAAAGTCGCTCGCTTCGCGCACCAGCTCCGTGTAGCCGGGAAAATCGATCTCGCCTGTGCATGGGCCGGAGCAGCGCTTGATTTGATACAGGAGGCATGGCCGCGTCCGGCTCTCGAAGAATGAATCCGTGCATGAGCGCACGAGGAACGCGCGCTGCAACGCTGTGATCGTGCGGTTCACCGCTCCCACCGATGCGAACGGTCCGAAGTAGCGGCCCGGCCGCGTCTGGGCACCGCGATGCTTGAGAATCTGAGGCGCCCAGTGATCGCCCGTGATCAGAATATAGGGGAACGATTTGTCGTCCCGCAGCAGCACGTTGAAGCGCGGACGCAGTTGCTTGATCAGATTGGCTTCAAGCAGCAGGGCTTCGGTTTCCGTCGCGGTCGAAACGATTTCCACCGCGACGGTCGCGGCAATCATTCGTGCGATCCGCGCCGGATGACCGGTGGGCCGCGCATAAGACGACAGTCGCTTTTTGACGCTCTTCGCCTTGCCCACATAGAGCACATCATTTGCAGCGTTCAGCATGCGATAGACGCCGGGCGCTGTCGGCGCGAGTTTCACCGCGCGTTCGATTGCCGCACGGCCGGCAGCAAGCGTGCCCTCCGACGCTGGCTCGTCAGGCTCGTCGATCTGCTCCGGAAGACGGCCCTCGTCGTCCTCGTCAGTGGAGGTCGCATCGGCAGACATCGTGGCGGGGTCCACGTCCTGACCGCCCAAGTTCCCTGACGAAAGGTCCCGCGGTTGTGTCTGGAACGCCGGATCCTTCGGCTGCGAGGGATCAGTATTGTCGTGAGTCATGATTGGAATTTATGTACTGCGAGCGGATTGATCCAGCGCAGGGCTTGCACGGAAAAGCCCATGTCGCGCCCAATGCCGGTCAAAGACGGATTGCAAAGACGCGGCGCGAACCGGCTGTGGCGCTAGTGTCCCGAATCCAAAGTCCGCCTCATCGTGCGGCGCGCTCCTTAGCGGACTTCGGATTCGAGAGGACACTAGTAAATATATGATTCTAGTGTGGTTTAGGTTCAGAAGTTCGCTGGAAGGACTCGCGGGAAAAATCGGGCGAACTTCTGAACCACCACGCTAGCGCTTTTAACACTTTCTTAGGGACGTTAATGGGGCGGCAACCCGCGTTAACGAGCGCTTAACGTAAAACTCTCGATAAATTTTTCACAGAAAAGGTGGAATTCCGTAACCATGACGGACCCACCGCGGCAGCCCGGCTGCGCCTGCAGATGAACTAAACCCGGCGATTCCGGGCACGTGCGTGAGGGAAGTAAGAATGAGTAAGACGGCATTTGGCGGAGCGATCGTCGCCGCGATTTGCATGACCACATCTGCACAAGCAGCGGACTATTACGGCAACCGGCCTTATGCCCAGCAGCCTTACACCGTCAGCCAACCTCTCACGAACAGCTGGATCGGCCCCTATATCGGCGGCAATCTCGGATACAGCTGGGGTGACATGACCCACAATCCCGCCAAGCCGGCAGGCGTACTGGGCGGCATTCAGGCCGGCTATAATTGGCAGTCCGGAGCATTGGTCTTCGGTGTCGAGGGCGACCTTCAGATCAATGGCGCCGAGGACACCTTCGCTCCCTGGAAGTTTTCCAACCCATGGTTCGGCACGGCTCGCGGCCGTATCGGCTATGCCTTCAACAACATCCTGCTCTACGGCACCGGCGGCCTCGCATTCGGCGGTTTGAAGGGTGAGAACTATTTCCTTTCAGAGAGCCACACGGGACTCGGCTGGACCGTGGGCGTCGGTGCAGAGGTTGCTCTCACTCAGCGCTGGTCCGCCAAGATCGAGTATCTTTATGTAGACCTGTCCGACAGAAATTTTTCGATCACCGGTCTGCCTAATGGCTACGAATTCAACACGGTGCGTGTGGGCGTGAACTATCGGTTCTGATCACGCGTCGTCATAGGACCTTCAAATCCCGGGTTCTGCCCGGGATTTTCGTTAGAGCAGCCGCATTCGTGCTCCAAACAATCGCGATCAACGGATGCCATTGAATGAATGCCGCGCGCCAGCATCGACGCGACGACGCGACAAGCAACGGCTATCGTGCCCGCGTTAGTGCAGGATCAGGACGAAACCACCAGATCAACCGCTTTCGGTCCCTTGCCCTTTTTATCGGGCTCGACCTCGAAAGTGATGCGCTGTCCTTCCGCCAGATTCTTCAGCCCGGCGCGCTCGACTGCCGTGATGTGCACAAAGACATCACGACCGCCATCATCCGGTTTGATGAATCCATAACCACGTTCCGCATTGAAAAACTTGACGGTCCCCGTCATGGCCATCGGGAAACTCCTACCGCATTGCTCCACCGTTGCGCTAACACGCAGCGGCCCGACCGGACATTCACCTGCCGGAACGCATCGGCCTGGGAGCAGTCCGGGAAAACCGGATTACGCTCGAGGCCTCGTCATTCCGCCGCCCCCATTTGCGGGCGCGGGACGTAAAGCCAGCCATCACATGACCAGCATAATACGGTTCGTGTCAGATTGACTACGGCGCTTTTGGCCTCGCTTTGAGCGCAATTCCGGCCATACCCAAAATGGGTGATGCCGATCAGCCCCGGAGCGCGTCCACCCGGAAGCGCCCCGCGCCCCCCTGCCCCAGCGGCTTTTCCAGTTCGTGCAGGATCGCCTTCAATTCAGCGGCCAGCGTCCATGGCGGATTGACGATCAAGAGACCCGTCGAGACCAGCCCGGAGTCTGCCGTTTGCGGCGCCACGCTGAACTCCACGCGCAGGCATTTGGCTTCGCTCCCCCCGCCCGCATTCGCAACCCGCGCAACGCGATCGGCCAGTGTCTCGGCTGCGCGGCGCTCCTTGATCGGATACCACAGCATATAAATACCGGTCGGCCACTTTCCGTGCGCTGCGGCAAACCCGTCGGCAAGCCGCGTAAATTCATCGCGGCTCTCAAAAGGCGGATCAACCAGCACCAGCCCTCGACGCTCATTCGGCGGCACGAACGCAGGCAACGCCATCCAGCCATCGAGGTCTACGACGCGCCCCTGAGGATCGCGATGCAATGCACGGATCAGTTGCTTTCGAGCCTTCGGTTCGAGTTCGCAAGCGACAAGGCGATCTTGCGGGCGCAATAGGGCCCGGGCGATCAATGGTGAGCCAGGGTAAGCTGTGAGGTCACGCTGGGGATTGAAGGCGCGCACGATATCAAGATAGGGCGCGACGAGCGTCATCACCGAATCTGACAGCCGAGCCTGCATCAGTCGCGCGATGCCCGTTCGCCATTCGCCGCCGCGCTCGGCCTCATCGCTTGTGAGATCGTAAAGCCCCGCCCCGGCATGCGTATCGATCACGCGAAACGCGGCAGGCTTCTCGTGCAGATAGCTCAGGATGCGCGCCAGCGTGATGTGCTTGATCACATCAGCAAAGTTTCCGGCGTGAAAGGCGTGGCGATAGTTCATGCCGCGACAGTTACGACATCGGCGCGGGAAAGTAACGCAGGGATAATGGCTCCCTTACTCGCTAAGGGGCAGCGAGAGTGCTCCTCTTCCAGCCTCGCGGACGTGCCCGGGATTTAAGGCACGGGTGCCGCTCCGAAACAAATTCGAGCGGCACCTCTATAATCGTAGGATTATCCGCCGCGTACCGGCGGCATCAGCACATTGTCGCGACGGCAAGCGCGACGATCGATTTCCTCACAGGCGCGGAATTGCAGATCCTTGCTCATGCAGATTCGCACTTCGCTAAGGCGACGGCTGTCGCAGGTCACCGAGATCGCTGAACTGCTGAGGCCGGGATTGACCTTGATGAAGGCTTCCTCGATCGCGGCCGGGGCGACCGTGAGCGGATCCGAAAGATCCAGGAATTCGGTTGGAATCTTGACCGCCGCGCGAGCCTTGCGGATCGTCTCGAAATACGCGCGCGCGCCAAGCCCGGAACATGTGCCGTGCTTGTCCCATTCGTTATAGATTAGCCCTGGCGCCGGCATGAGATCGAGCATCGACGACATCACATTGCGCGCGAGTCGCGGCGCCGGCCTCTGGCAGTAATTCGGAAAACCGCGCTCGTATTGCGGCCACAACCCGTGGACCACGAACGAATAAGGTCGCCCCTTGCACTGAGCCCGAACACCGCGACTGGAGTTGCCCTGCTCTCCTGCGGCTTCGCAGAACGATGGCGACCATGACAGCGACAATACGTAGAAATCGAACTCGCCTGGCGCGTTCTGGCGATGATCCTGCGCCTGGGCGACGTCATTGCCTGTCAAACCGGCGAGGATGAGCCCCAACAAAGCCGCGGTGATCACCGGTCGAAGCGCCGCCGGCCAAGTCGCCCTTAGAAATCGCCGTGTGGGAAGCCCGCGCTTGTGCCCACCCGCCGCGTCAGCGGTCATCAATCCGGTCATTTGAACGCCCCCTACCTGTAACGCCTAGTGTCCCGTCTCCGAATAACCGCCCATTTGCGGCGCGCTCGCACGGTTATTCGGAGACGAGGAACACTAGCAAAATCAACATGCTAGTGTGGCTTTGGCTCAAATTGCCGATAAGAGACTAGCCGCAAGAAAAATCGGCAATTGCGAGCCGCCACACGAGGAGAGCCTAATTAGCCCCGGAACAATATTCAAGAACATTTCAAGAACAAAAATCGCCGCACCATAAAAGTGGAGCGGCGACCGGTCATCGAACAGTAATGGGGTAGCTTACGGCCTAGCGGCCCTGCAGCGCGGATTGTAGGCCCAGTTGCGGTCGAGACCGACCACGCACCACTCGACGCCCGAATCGAAGCCGGCGAAGCCTCCATCCTCAATCACGGAATAGTGTACCTGCCGCACGTGGCCATCATTCAGCATAGCGCTGGCGGAGCAAAAACGGCGAGGAATGGTGTCATTCGCCCATGGGTGAAAAGCCGTCTCGCGCACATTCGCGTAACCGGTGATTTCAAGGTTGGAATTCCAGAACTTGCTCTCTTTTTCCGCAAACTGCCGGGAGACTGTCTGGAGGGCCTGGTAACAATCGCCCACTATTCCATCGTAACGCGGGCCGGACAGCCAGAAGCCCTTCTCAAAGATATTCGCTGCTTGTGCCGTCTGGCTAAGCGCCATGAAGCCGACAACCGCGCCAAGAATGGCCGCGAAGCTGGATTTCCGGACTGTCGAGAAAAACTGGCGCATGGCGCGATCCACCGAATGTTGTTGCGGCGGAAAGTGCCGCGAAGCCGCCATGGGGTCAAGTGCAGCGCGGCAACACTCGGCAGCCATCCCCTGTTGAACAGCGCTCGCGTTCTTTCCATGTCGGCTCGGTCGCCTTATGGTCCCTGGGCGTATTGCGCACAATTGGATGCCGGTTTGGCTGTCATAAATGCGCAACCGATATTTGGGGCATGACGGCGAGCCCGCCGTTTGCAGGAAGATGCTCCGGCAGATTGCGATTGGAGAAGACGATGCGGACCACAGGATTGGCGATTTTGGCTGCGGCATGCGTACTCGCTGTGTCCGGTACGGCGCGGGCAGGCACAGACTTGTTCAGCTGGGTCGATACGGTCCCTCCCTTCAAGGGCAATGACACAGGCGGCATCATCTCCTATTCGCTGTACCAGCAGGGCGTAGACATCAGGGCGCTCGCCGTCGATCACTGCGCGCACTACGGCAAGGGCGTGAAGCTTATCAGTTCGGACGCACGTTACGGTGGCTACATTTCCTTTTCATGCGTCTGGGTGCGCCCGGGCCACCTGAGCCGCCCTCTGCGCGTCGCTTATTGAGTCGCGGTTATTGAGCCGCGGTACAATTTCTGAAGAACCCGGCGATGGCACGAAACCAAATTCGCATCGCCGGGACCAGCGCCGCATATTCGATCTTCTGCCTGCGTTCATGCCCTTCGGCGTCAAAATCAATATCAAGGACATGCAGGCGTTGATGAGCTTTCTGCCGCAGAACTAACAGCGTCCTCATAGTCGAACTGCGACTGTAAACCTGATCTCCCGCAAAATCACTTCCCGATTTTCCAGGGATCGTACTTCTCGTTCGAGTCCGGCACTGTTTTCATCGCGGCCTTAGCCGCAGCCTCTTCCTTGGCCATGCGCTTGCGCTTGTCGGCATCGCTGGCCGAGCTTTCTGAGCCGCCGCGACGATGCTTGCCGCCGTCCATTTGGGCATGGGCCTGCGCCGACACCAGCACGATGGCGAGAGCGATCAATAACCTTCGCATGGGAAGTCTCCGTAAAAGGCCCATACCCTGGCCTCGTCGGGAGACGTATCTACAATCAACCTCCGATTAAAGCGATCAGATATCCGTGAAGTTGGGGGCCTTCTAACCGCCCCCCAACCTCTTTTCGAACGCGGCGACGTTCACCGCTCCGCGACGGTGAGTACCCTCGCCGATCTTGCGGTCTCCGTCCCAGGCTTCCACCTCGAACGGCACGCTTTTCGGATCGACCTGGACGACGCGCGCAGCGACCCGCACCTCACGTCCCACCGGCGTTGCCGCGAGATGCCGGACATTCACTTCCACTCCGACGCTGACATAACCGTCTGGCAGATGCTTCGCGATAATCGCTGTCGACGCCATCTCCATATGCAGGATCATGATCGGCGTGGCGTAGACTACCGGCATGGTCGACAGAAAATGCGCCACCGTCATATCGTGTGTAACGGTGACGATCTTTTCGCCGGTCATACCGGCCGAGATGGCATCAAGCACGCCCGGGCCTGCTTTTTCCGCGCTCACTTTTTTTGCCGCTCGATAAAGGTCTTGCCGCCCTTCATCTTGTTGTGGAGCGGTGCTTCGTTGATCTGGATCACCACAGCTTCAGCATCAACGCCGAGGTTTTTCACCAGCGCCTGGGTGATGTCGAGCATCATTCCCTTCTTCTGCTCGTCAGTGCGACCGGCTGCCAAATTGATCGTTACCTCGGGCATCATGTCCTCCAGTTGAATGCGGTCACTCATGTGAGCGCTTAGATGTAAAGCTTCAGGCCATCGCGAAACTTGTCAACCATGTTGCGCTCGGTTCACCCCGACGTGAGGAGCTCATAGAACGGCAGTGCATAGCTGTTTTCGTGCAGGCTATTTCTTTGCCCAGGTGACATTGTGCCGGGCGAGAACCTCGCGCACGGCGTCCACCAGCTCACTTTCCTTGGCGGCAAATTGCGCCTCGGCCTGCTTCTGGCGATAGTCATCGCGGTCGCTGGAAAGACCGGCAATCTCGGCGCCCAGGATCAAATCCTTGACCTGCACTTCGCCCTTCGCCTTCTCGTCACCGCCCTGAATGACAACACAAGGGGAGTTGCGCCTGTCGGCGTATTTGAACTGCACGCCCAGATTATTCTTCGGGTTGCCGAGATAAAGTTCGGCGCGGATGCCCGCGTTGCGAAGCGTCGCAACGAACGTCTGATACTGCGCGATCTCGTTACGATCCATAACCACCACGACGACCGGTCCATGTTCGGGCGTCGTGTCGATCTTTCCCAGCAGCGTCAGCGCAGCCTGCAGGCGTGACACCCCGATGGAAAATCCCGTTGCCGGCACTGGCTCGCCGCGAAAGCGCGAAACGAGCCCGTCATAGCGGCCACCGCCGCCAACCGAGCCGAAACGCACGGGACGCCCCTTCTCGTCTTTCGTATCGAGCAG from Nitrobacteraceae bacterium AZCC 1564 includes these protein-coding regions:
- a CDS encoding excinuclease ABC subunit C (product_source=KO:K03703; cath_funfam=1.10.150.20,3.40.1440.10,4.10.860.10; cog=COG0322; ko=KO:K03703; pfam=PF01541,PF02151,PF08459,PF14520; smart=SM00278,SM00465; superfamily=46600,47781,82771; tigrfam=TIGR00194), with amino-acid sequence MTHDNTDPSQPKDPAFQTQPRDLSSGNLGGQDVDPATMSADATSTDEDDEGRLPEQIDEPDEPASEGTLAAGRAAIERAVKLAPTAPGVYRMLNAANDVLYVGKAKSVKKRLSSYARPTGHPARIARMIAATVAVEIVSTATETEALLLEANLIKQLRPRFNVLLRDDKSFPYILITGDHWAPQILKHRGAQTRPGRYFGPFASVGAVNRTITALQRAFLVRSCTDSFFESRTRPCLLYQIKRCSGPCTGEIDFPGYTELVREASDFLSGRSRAVKELLAAEMEKASNDLEFERAALYRDRLAALSAIQSQQGINPRTVEEADVFALHQEGGYTCVEVFFFRTGQNWGNRAYFPRADKSLAPEEVLGSFLSQFYDDKPPPKQILLSHRVDDQELLAEALSVKAGFKVEVATPQRGEKKELVAHALTNAREALGRKLADTATQARLLQGLAATLALPRVPRRIEVYDNSHIQGTNAVGAMIVAGPDGLLKNQYRKFNIKSQGLTPGDDYAMMREVLERRFKRLLNEAPQDSEPHSPQESEDTVPRWPDLVIIDGGQGQLNAARAIFTELNLTQVSLIAVAKGPDRDAGRETLFMPDRPSIKLEPRDPVLYFIQRLRDEAHRFVIGSHRKLRKKDIREAGLQEIPGIGPSRKRALLHHFGTLKEIERASLADLGKVPGVSAESARKIFDFFHPNNG
- a CDS encoding outer membrane immunogenic protein (product_source=KO:K16079; cath_funfam=2.40.160.20; cleavage_site_network=SignalP-noTM; cog=COG3637; ko=KO:K16079; pfam=PF13505; smart=SM00869; superfamily=56925; tigrfam=TIGR03304) translates to MSKTAFGGAIVAAICMTTSAQAADYYGNRPYAQQPYTVSQPLTNSWIGPYIGGNLGYSWGDMTHNPAKPAGVLGGIQAGYNWQSGALVFGVEGDLQINGAEDTFAPWKFSNPWFGTARGRIGYAFNNILLYGTGGLAFGGLKGENYFLSESHTGLGWTVGVGAEVALTQRWSAKIEYLYVDLSDRNFSITGLPNGYEFNTVRVGVNYRF
- a CDS encoding CspA family cold shock protein (product_source=KO:K03704; cath_funfam=2.40.50.140; cog=COG1278; ko=KO:K03704; pfam=PF00313; smart=SM00357; superfamily=50249); the encoded protein is MAMTGTVKFFNAERGYGFIKPDDGGRDVFVHITAVERAGLKNLAEGQRITFEVEPDKKGKGPKAVDLVVSS
- a CDS encoding 23S rRNA (adenine2030-N6)-methyltransferase (product_source=KO:K07115; cath_funfam=3.40.50.150; cog=COG2961; ko=KO:K07115; pfam=PF04378; superfamily=53335): MNYRHAFHAGNFADVIKHITLARILSYLHEKPAAFRVIDTHAGAGLYDLTSDEAERGGEWRTGIARLMQARLSDSVMTLVAPYLDIVRAFNPQRDLTAYPGSPLIARALLRPQDRLVACELEPKARKQLIRALHRDPQGRVVDLDGWMALPAFVPPNERRGLVLVDPPFESRDEFTRLADGFAAAHGKWPTGIYMLWYPIKERRAAETLADRVARVANAGGGSEAKCLRVEFSVAPQTADSGLVSTGLLIVNPPWTLAAELKAILHELEKPLGQGGAGRFRVDALRG
- a CDS encoding ribonuclease T2 (product_source=KO:K01166; cath_funfam=3.90.730.10; cog=COG3719; ko=KO:K01166; pfam=PF00445; superfamily=55895), producing MTGLMTADAAGGHKRGLPTRRFLRATWPAALRPVITAALLGLILAGLTGNDVAQAQDHRQNAPGEFDFYVLSLSWSPSFCEAAGEQGNSSRGVRAQCKGRPYSFVVHGLWPQYERGFPNYCQRPAPRLARNVMSSMLDLMPAPGLIYNEWDKHGTCSGLGARAYFETIRKARAAVKIPTEFLDLSDPLTVAPAAIEEAFIKVNPGLSSSAISVTCDSRRLSEVRICMSKDLQFRACEEIDRRACRRDNVLMPPVRGG
- a CDS encoding hypothetical protein (product_source=Hypo-rule applied; cleavage_site_network=SignalP-noTM; transmembrane_helix_parts=Inside_1_12,TMhelix_13_35,Outside_36_156) produces the protein MRQFFSTVRKSSFAAILGAVVGFMALSQTAQAANIFEKGFWLSGPRYDGIVGDCYQALQTVSRQFAEKESKFWNSNLEITGYANVRETAFHPWANDTIPRRFCSASAMLNDGHVRQVHYSVIEDGGFAGFDSGVEWCVVGLDRNWAYNPRCRAARP
- a CDS encoding hypothetical protein (product_source=Hypo-rule applied; cleavage_site_network=SignalP-noTM); the protein is MRTTGLAILAAACVLAVSGTARAGTDLFSWVDTVPPFKGNDTGGIISYSLYQQGVDIRALAVDHCAHYGKGVKLISSDARYGGYISFSCVWVRPGHLSRPLRVAY
- a CDS encoding hypothetical protein (product_source=Hypo-rule applied), with translation MSRGTISEEPGDGTKPNSHRRDQRRIFDLLPAFMPFGVKINIKDMQALMSFLPQN
- a CDS encoding hypothetical protein (product_source=Hypo-rule applied; cleavage_site_network=SignalP-noTM): MRRLLIALAIVLVSAQAHAQMDGGKHRRGGSESSASDADKRKRMAKEEAAAKAAMKTVPDSNEKYDPWKIGK
- a CDS encoding fluoroacetyl-CoA thioesterase (product_source=KO:K18700; cath_funfam=3.10.129.10; cog=COG5496; ko=KO:K18700; pfam=PF03061; superfamily=54637) — its product is MSAEKAGPGVLDAISAGMTGEKIVTVTHDMTVAHFLSTMPVVYATPIMILHMEMASTAIIAKHLPDGYVSVGVEVNVRHLAATPVGREVRVAARVVQVDPKSVPFEVEAWDGDRKIGEGTHRRGAVNVAAFEKRLGGG
- a CDS encoding 4-oxalocrotonate tautomerase (product_source=KO:K01821; cath_funfam=3.30.429.10; cog=COG1942; ko=KO:K01821; pfam=PF01361; superfamily=55331; tigrfam=TIGR00013) codes for the protein MSDRIQLEDMMPEVTINLAAGRTDEQKKGMMLDITQALVKNLGVDAEAVVIQINEAPLHNKMKGGKTFIERQKK